A single genomic interval of Hyphomicrobium methylovorum harbors:
- a CDS encoding class II aldolase/adducin family protein gives MTKAKQPSEKALRRAIVETALEMSQSGLSPGRSGNVSARWKDGMLITPSGRRYEDTAPEDIAFVAGDGSVAGGKFKPSTEWHFHLAAYRARPDRHAVIHTHSMHATVLACAHQPIPAFHYMVAAAGGSDIPCVPYATFGTEALAQHVAAGLKARDACLMANHGQIAIGVSLSHALELAFEVEALSEQYYKVLTLGKAQLLSESEMDDVLNRFKSYGRNAE, from the coding sequence ATGACCAAAGCAAAGCAACCGAGCGAGAAAGCCCTGCGGCGCGCCATCGTCGAGACGGCGTTGGAGATGAGCCAATCCGGGCTTTCGCCTGGCCGCTCCGGCAACGTCTCGGCGCGCTGGAAAGACGGCATGCTGATTACGCCGTCTGGGCGACGCTATGAAGATACCGCGCCGGAAGACATCGCGTTCGTTGCTGGTGATGGGTCTGTCGCGGGCGGTAAGTTCAAGCCTTCGACGGAATGGCATTTTCATTTGGCGGCTTATCGTGCGCGGCCCGACCGACACGCCGTCATTCATACCCATTCGATGCACGCTACGGTCTTGGCGTGTGCGCACCAGCCTATTCCGGCGTTTCACTACATGGTGGCGGCGGCAGGTGGTTCGGATATTCCATGTGTTCCCTACGCGACGTTTGGAACGGAGGCGCTTGCGCAGCATGTGGCTGCTGGCTTGAAGGCGCGGGACGCTTGCCTGATGGCGAACCATGGGCAAATCGCGATCGGCGTTTCTCTTTCTCACGCGCTCGAACTGGCGTTCGAGGTCGAGGCGCTTTCCGAGCAGTATTACAAAGTTCTGACGCTCGGGAAGGCTCAGCTTCTCTCGGAAAGCGAAATGGATGATGTGCTCAATCGCTTCAAAAGCTACGGACGGAACGCAGAGTAG
- a CDS encoding catalase: protein MVTKTTKLTTSAGAPVSDNQNSLSAGARGPLLLEDYQLIEKLAHQNRERIPERTVHAKGWGAYGTLTITGDISKYTKASVFQPGAKTEMLARFSTVAGELGAADAERDVRGFALKFYTNEGNWDLVGNNTPVFFVRDPLKFPDFIHTQKRHPKTNMRSPTAMWDFWSLSPESLHQVTILMSDRGLPVGVRNMNGYGSHTFAFINAANERFWVKFHFKTLQGHKHWTNKKAAEIVGHTRESTQEDLFTAIEKGDFPKWKVQVQIMPEAEADKHWYNPFDLTKVWPHADYPPIDVGVLELNRNPENYFAEIEQAAFSPSNIVPGIGFSPDKMLQARIFSYADAHRYRLGTHYEHLPVNAARCPVHNYHKDGPMRFFPQETGNVDAYYEPNSFNGAAEDKSVAEPPLKLSGDAARYNHRDGNDDYRQVTALFNLFDKDQKARLFNNVAEAMWGIPDFIAERQLGHFKKVHPEYEAGVRAALEHMTRQKASETAQQQKMPQASEAAE, encoded by the coding sequence ATGGTGACCAAGACAACCAAACTGACAACTTCGGCCGGCGCGCCGGTTTCAGACAATCAGAATTCTCTCTCCGCCGGAGCGCGGGGCCCGCTTCTTCTCGAAGACTATCAACTGATCGAGAAGCTGGCGCATCAGAACCGCGAGCGTATTCCAGAGCGCACGGTGCATGCGAAAGGCTGGGGTGCTTACGGCACGCTGACGATTACCGGCGACATTTCGAAGTATACGAAAGCCTCGGTTTTTCAGCCGGGCGCGAAGACAGAGATGCTCGCACGCTTCTCGACCGTTGCCGGTGAACTTGGCGCGGCAGACGCTGAGCGCGACGTGCGTGGGTTTGCTCTCAAATTCTACACCAACGAGGGCAACTGGGATCTCGTCGGCAATAACACGCCGGTGTTCTTCGTTCGTGATCCGCTGAAGTTCCCGGACTTCATTCACACGCAGAAGCGGCACCCGAAGACGAACATGCGTTCGCCAACGGCGATGTGGGATTTCTGGTCGCTTTCGCCGGAAAGCCTGCATCAGGTAACGATCCTGATGTCGGATCGCGGTCTGCCGGTCGGCGTTCGCAACATGAACGGCTATGGCTCGCACACGTTTGCTTTCATCAACGCTGCGAACGAGCGGTTCTGGGTGAAGTTCCACTTCAAGACCCTGCAAGGCCATAAGCACTGGACGAACAAGAAGGCTGCCGAGATCGTCGGCCATACGCGTGAATCCACGCAGGAAGACCTGTTCACCGCGATCGAAAAGGGCGACTTCCCGAAGTGGAAGGTTCAGGTCCAGATCATGCCGGAAGCCGAAGCCGACAAGCATTGGTACAATCCATTCGACCTGACCAAGGTTTGGCCGCACGCGGATTATCCGCCGATCGATGTTGGTGTTCTGGAACTCAATCGTAATCCTGAGAACTATTTCGCTGAGATCGAGCAGGCAGCGTTTTCGCCGTCAAACATCGTGCCGGGCATCGGCTTCTCGCCCGACAAGATGTTGCAGGCCCGCATATTCTCGTATGCCGATGCGCATCGTTATCGCCTCGGAACGCATTACGAGCATCTGCCGGTGAACGCTGCGCGGTGCCCGGTGCACAACTATCATAAAGACGGTCCGATGCGGTTCTTCCCGCAAGAGACCGGTAACGTCGACGCGTATTACGAGCCGAATTCGTTCAACGGTGCGGCTGAAGACAAGTCGGTTGCCGAGCCGCCGCTCAAGCTCTCGGGCGATGCTGCGCGCTACAACCATCGTGATGGCAACGACGACTACCGGCAGGTGACGGCGCTTTTCAATCTGTTCGATAAGGATCAGAAAGCGCGCCTGTTCAACAACGTTGCTGAAGCGATGTGGGGCATTCCGGACTTCATTGCCGAGCGTCAGCTTGGGCACTTCAAGAAGGTGCATCCGGAGTATGAAGCAGGCGTCAGGGCGGCGCTTGAGCATATGACGAGGCAGAAGGCGTCTGAGACGGCGCAGCAGCAGAAGATGCCGCAAGCCAGCGAAGCTGCGGAGTAA
- a CDS encoding DUF3297 family protein: MADQLPDRLSNDPRSPHFDEEILKRDIGIRFNGVEKTNVEEYCISEGWIRVSAGNAKDRNGRPMTLKLKGQVEPYIRVTA, from the coding sequence ATGGCCGACCAACTTCCTGACCGCCTCAGCAACGACCCCCGAAGCCCGCACTTCGACGAAGAAATTCTGAAGCGCGACATCGGCATTCGCTTCAACGGCGTCGAGAAGACGAACGTCGAAGAATATTGCATCAGCGAAGGTTGGATCCGCGTTTCCGCAGGCAACGCCAAAGATCGCAACGGTCGCCCGATGACGCTGAAGCTCAAGGGCCAGGTGGAGCCCTATATCCGCGTCACGGCTTGA
- the ychF gene encoding redox-regulated ATPase YchF, which yields MGFKCGIVGLPNVGKSTLFNALTETAAAEAANYPFCTIEPNVGEVGVPDDRLEMLAKIAGSKEIIPTRLTFVDIAGLVRGASKGEGLGNKFLSHIREVDAVAYVLRCFVDDDITHVENRIDPLADADVVETELMLADLESLEKRVSQIEKKAKTGDKDAKAQLAVMEKPLHLLREGKPARLASITPEEMPAFRALQLLTSKPIVYVCNVEETAAAEGNAFSKMVEERAKAEGAAVVIISAKIESEFAGLAPEDRDAFLSEMGLAEAGLNRLIRAGYALLDLVTYFTVGPKEARAWTITRGTKAPQAAGVIHSDFEKGFIRAETIAYPDYVTGKGETGAKEAGKMRLEGKEYVVQDGDVMHFRFAN from the coding sequence ATGGGCTTTAAATGCGGAATCGTCGGTCTGCCGAATGTCGGCAAGTCGACACTCTTCAACGCGCTGACCGAAACGGCCGCGGCCGAAGCGGCCAACTATCCGTTCTGCACCATCGAGCCGAACGTCGGCGAAGTTGGCGTGCCTGATGATCGCTTGGAAATGCTTGCGAAGATCGCGGGCAGCAAAGAGATCATCCCAACACGGCTGACGTTCGTCGATATCGCCGGGCTGGTGCGCGGCGCGTCGAAGGGCGAAGGACTCGGCAACAAATTCCTCTCACACATCCGCGAAGTCGATGCCGTCGCTTATGTGCTGCGCTGCTTCGTAGATGACGACATCACGCATGTCGAAAACCGGATTGATCCGCTGGCTGACGCCGACGTCGTCGAAACCGAACTGATGCTTGCCGATCTCGAAAGCCTCGAGAAGCGCGTTTCCCAGATCGAGAAGAAAGCCAAGACCGGAGACAAAGACGCCAAGGCGCAACTCGCCGTCATGGAGAAGCCGCTGCATCTCCTTCGCGAAGGCAAGCCTGCCCGGCTCGCCAGCATCACGCCTGAAGAAATGCCGGCCTTCCGCGCCCTTCAGTTGTTGACGTCGAAGCCCATCGTCTACGTCTGCAACGTTGAGGAAACGGCAGCAGCTGAAGGCAATGCGTTTTCAAAGATGGTCGAAGAGCGCGCGAAAGCCGAAGGCGCGGCCGTCGTCATCATCTCGGCCAAGATCGAAAGCGAGTTCGCAGGTCTTGCACCGGAAGACCGCGACGCGTTCCTGTCTGAAATGGGTCTCGCCGAAGCTGGGCTGAACCGTCTGATCCGCGCAGGTTATGCGCTTCTCGACCTCGTGACGTACTTTACAGTCGGTCCGAAAGAGGCGCGCGCCTGGACGATCACGCGCGGCACCAAAGCACCGCAGGCCGCGGGCGTAATTCATTCCGATTTCGAGAAAGGCTTCATTCGCGCTGAAACCATCGCCTATCCGGATTATGTGACCGGCAAAGGCGAGACAGGCGCAAAGGAAGCAGGCAAGATGCGCCTGGAAGGGAAGGAATACGTCGTCCAGGATGGCGACGTGATGCACTTCCGATTTGCAAACTAA
- the pth gene encoding aminoacyl-tRNA hydrolase, which yields MKLFVGLGNPGEKYSGNRHNIGFMAVERIAERHGFGPWRKKFQGLVTEGSIGSERIVLLKPETYMNDSGRAVGEAARFLKISQSDIYVFHDELDLVPGKIKLKAGGGNAGHNGLRSISAHIENDYKRVRLGIGHPGSRDVVAHYVLNDFAKSERAWLTNLIDAIANAAPHLAKGDDARFLNDVARATIEDDEPPAAKQSAPAEREDVKKPATASHPAGERASKRQSALAENLKKWLGARKSGGDGS from the coding sequence ATGAAGCTCTTCGTCGGCCTCGGCAATCCCGGAGAAAAGTACAGCGGCAACCGGCACAACATCGGTTTCATGGCTGTCGAGCGCATCGCCGAACGTCACGGCTTCGGCCCCTGGCGCAAAAAGTTTCAAGGCCTGGTGACCGAAGGCAGTATCGGCTCTGAACGCATCGTTCTTCTGAAGCCCGAAACGTACATGAACGATAGCGGCCGCGCCGTCGGTGAGGCCGCGCGCTTCCTCAAGATCTCGCAATCGGACATCTACGTTTTCCACGATGAGCTTGATCTCGTTCCAGGCAAGATCAAGCTGAAGGCAGGCGGCGGCAACGCCGGACACAACGGCCTGCGTTCGATCTCCGCTCATATCGAAAATGACTACAAGCGCGTGCGGCTCGGCATCGGCCATCCGGGCTCCAGAGATGTCGTCGCGCATTACGTACTGAACGATTTCGCGAAATCTGAGCGCGCATGGCTCACGAACCTGATCGACGCGATTGCCAACGCCGCGCCCCATCTCGCCAAAGGTGACGACGCACGCTTTCTGAACGATGTCGCGCGCGCCACGATCGAAGACGACGAACCGCCCGCTGCAAAGCAATCTGCGCCAGCCGAACGCGAAGACGTGAAAAAGCCTGCAACTGCGTCACACCCTGCTGGTGAACGCGCCTCCAAACGCCAATCCGCCCTTGCCGAGAACCTGAAAAAATGGCTCGGTGCCAGAAAATCGGGTGGCGACGGCTCGTAA
- a CDS encoding 50S ribosomal protein L25/general stress protein Ctc, which produces MAELISLKATARARAGKGAARQARRDGNVPAVIYGNQETPETINLEYNELWKQVLKGRFTSTAIEIDVEGKKHIVLARDVQVDPIRDTPLHVDFQRVGKDGVIRVSVPVRFVNEAASPGLKRGGVLNIVRHDVEIFCPYDKIPSFFEINLEGLEIGRSIHASALNLPEGISTVIKNRDFTIATIAGALKGDDDSASTTDAAAAPAGDAKAAAPAAGKAAAAPAGKAPAAKAAPAAKPAAKK; this is translated from the coding sequence ATGGCTGAGCTGATTTCGCTCAAGGCTACGGCGCGCGCTCGTGCAGGCAAGGGGGCCGCACGACAAGCACGCCGCGATGGAAATGTGCCTGCCGTCATTTACGGCAATCAGGAAACCCCTGAAACGATCAATCTCGAATACAACGAGCTTTGGAAGCAGGTTCTGAAGGGCCGCTTCACTTCGACCGCGATCGAAATCGACGTCGAAGGCAAGAAGCACATTGTGCTCGCTCGTGACGTGCAGGTCGACCCCATCCGCGACACGCCGCTCCACGTTGATTTTCAGCGCGTCGGCAAGGATGGCGTCATCCGCGTGTCGGTCCCGGTTCGCTTCGTCAACGAAGCAGCGTCTCCCGGCCTGAAGCGCGGCGGCGTTTTGAACATCGTCCGCCACGACGTCGAAATCTTCTGCCCTTATGACAAGATCCCGAGCTTCTTCGAAATCAACCTCGAAGGCCTTGAGATCGGCCGCTCGATCCATGCTTCCGCATTGAACCTTCCGGAAGGCATCTCGACCGTCATCAAGAACCGCGACTTCACGATCGCGACCATTGCTGGCGCACTGAAGGGCGACGATGATTCCGCATCGACGACGGATGCCGCTGCAGCACCTGCGGGTGACGCGAAGGCCGCCGCTCCGGCAGCTGGCAAGGCAGCAGCAGCTCCGGCCGGTAAGGCGCCGGCTGCTAAGGCAGCACCTGCTGCAAAGCCTGCGGCAAAGAAATAA
- a CDS encoding Fur family transcriptional regulator, with protein sequence MARKPTKRRSAADQDRIIVEALRGVGRPVSAYELIEEVRGKGVSAPPTVYRALQRLIEDGLAHRLESLNAFVACEHPHHEGKAVFAICDACGSVKEFDSPAAVKSLQGWASKNDFIVRAMTMELRGRCAQCAAAPAG encoded by the coding sequence ATGGCTCGCAAGCCCACAAAGCGCCGAAGCGCGGCCGATCAGGACAGGATTATCGTCGAGGCGCTCCGGGGCGTGGGCCGTCCTGTCAGTGCTTACGAACTGATCGAGGAAGTGCGCGGCAAAGGGGTCAGCGCGCCGCCGACCGTTTACCGGGCACTGCAGCGGCTCATCGAAGACGGGTTGGCGCACCGGCTGGAAAGCCTCAATGCGTTCGTCGCCTGCGAGCATCCGCATCATGAGGGCAAGGCCGTGTTTGCCATCTGCGACGCGTGCGGTTCCGTCAAAGAGTTCGACAGTCCTGCGGCGGTCAAAAGTCTGCAGGGATGGGCGAGCAAGAACGACTTCATCGTTCGTGCGATGACGATGGAACTCAGGGGGCGATGCGCTCAATGCGCGGCCGCTCCGGCGGGCTGA
- the ahr gene encoding NADPH-dependent aldehyde reductase Ahr: MKFKGWAATAPNKPLELIEYDPGPLGADDVEIAVEHCGICHSDVSVLKNEWGLTKYPTILGHEVIGKVVALGSNAKGLKVGQRVGVGWGAGSCMHCEQCIGGEGNLCAEGVATIVGRHGGFADRVRVQWPWAIPVPEGVNPKTAGPLLCGGVTVFTPLRVFDIRPTDRVGVVGIGGLGHMALKFAKAWGCEVTAFTSSDNKADEARGFGAHNVINSRNADAIKKAASSLDLLIVTVNVPLDWKAMLATLRPKGRLHVVGAVLEPMPVEAFDLIMGQKSVSGSPNGAPITSAQMLNFAARHNIEPQTEHFPMADVNKAIQHLLDGKARYRIVLDA, from the coding sequence ATGAAATTCAAAGGTTGGGCCGCGACTGCCCCGAACAAGCCTCTCGAACTGATTGAATACGATCCAGGTCCACTCGGTGCTGACGATGTTGAAATCGCAGTCGAGCACTGCGGTATTTGCCATTCGGATGTCTCGGTCCTGAAAAACGAATGGGGCCTGACAAAATATCCCACCATCCTCGGACACGAGGTCATCGGCAAAGTTGTCGCCCTCGGCTCGAACGCAAAGGGTCTGAAAGTTGGGCAGCGCGTCGGCGTGGGCTGGGGTGCCGGAAGCTGCATGCATTGCGAACAGTGCATTGGCGGAGAAGGCAATCTCTGTGCTGAAGGCGTCGCGACGATCGTCGGCCGCCACGGCGGTTTCGCTGATCGCGTTCGCGTCCAGTGGCCCTGGGCAATCCCGGTGCCGGAAGGCGTCAACCCGAAGACTGCCGGACCGCTTCTTTGTGGCGGCGTCACGGTATTCACGCCGCTGCGCGTGTTCGATATCCGGCCAACAGATCGCGTCGGCGTCGTCGGGATCGGCGGCCTCGGTCATATGGCCCTCAAGTTTGCGAAGGCCTGGGGCTGCGAAGTGACGGCCTTCACCTCATCAGACAACAAGGCTGACGAAGCACGCGGTTTCGGCGCACACAATGTCATCAACTCGCGCAATGCCGACGCGATCAAGAAAGCAGCGTCCTCGCTCGATCTCCTCATCGTGACGGTGAACGTTCCGCTCGACTGGAAAGCGATGCTGGCAACGCTTCGCCCAAAAGGCCGCCTGCACGTCGTCGGCGCTGTGCTCGAACCCATGCCCGTAGAAGCGTTCGACCTCATCATGGGGCAAAAAAGCGTATCCGGCTCACCGAACGGCGCCCCGATCACTAGCGCCCAAATGTTGAACTTCGCCGCGCGGCACAACATCGAGCCGCAAACCGAGCACTTCCCGATGGCAGACGTAAACAAGGCGATCCAACATCTGCTCGATGGCAAGGCACGCTATCGCATCGTCCTAGACGCGTAA
- a CDS encoding ribose-phosphate pyrophosphokinase: MPFDAKGDEIRNLDARGKLGVKIVAGNSNRPLVEAICSYLKLPMAKGQVKRFADMEVFVEIQENVRGQDVFVIQSTSFPANDNMMELLILIDALKRSSARRITAVLPYFGYARQDRKPGPRTPISAKLVANLIERAGADRVLTLDLHAGQIQGFFDIPTDNLFAAPVMTRDIEEQFGKTDDIVVVSPDVGGVVRARALAKRIGAPIAICDKRRDRPGESEVMNVIGEVDGKRCILIDDIVDSGGTLVNAAEALLKMGATEVSAYITHAVLSGGAVSRIQNSRLNSLVITDSIMPTEAVRAARNIRVISIAPLIGEAILRTSREESVSSLFY; the protein is encoded by the coding sequence ATGCCTTTCGACGCCAAAGGTGACGAAATCCGAAATCTCGACGCGCGAGGAAAACTCGGCGTGAAAATTGTTGCAGGAAATAGCAATCGGCCCCTCGTCGAAGCCATCTGTTCGTACCTGAAACTTCCCATGGCCAAGGGCCAGGTGAAGCGCTTTGCCGACATGGAAGTGTTCGTCGAAATCCAGGAGAACGTCCGCGGTCAGGATGTCTTCGTGATTCAGTCGACGTCGTTCCCCGCCAACGACAACATGATGGAGCTGCTGATCCTGATCGATGCGCTGAAACGCTCGTCAGCACGTCGCATCACGGCCGTCCTCCCCTATTTCGGTTACGCCCGCCAGGATCGCAAACCCGGCCCGCGCACCCCAATCTCCGCCAAGCTCGTCGCCAACCTGATCGAGCGCGCAGGCGCCGACCGCGTGCTGACGCTCGACCTACACGCCGGTCAAATTCAGGGCTTCTTCGACATTCCGACGGACAACCTCTTCGCCGCGCCGGTCATGACGCGCGACATCGAAGAGCAGTTCGGCAAAACGGATGACATCGTCGTCGTATCGCCAGACGTTGGCGGCGTGGTTCGCGCGCGCGCCCTCGCAAAGCGCATCGGCGCACCCATCGCGATCTGCGACAAGCGCCGCGACCGTCCGGGCGAAAGCGAAGTGATGAACGTCATCGGCGAAGTCGATGGCAAACGCTGCATCCTGATCGACGACATCGTCGACTCTGGCGGCACGCTGGTGAATGCCGCCGAAGCGCTGCTCAAAATGGGCGCGACCGAAGTGAGCGCATATATTACGCACGCGGTTCTTTCGGGAGGCGCCGTCAGCCGCATTCAGAACTCCCGGCTGAACTCGCTCGTCATCACCGACTCGATCATGCCAACGGAAGCGGTGCGCGCGGCGAGAAATATTCGCGTCATCTCGATCGCTCCGCTGATTGGCGAAGCGATATTGCGCACCAGCCGCGAAGAGAGTGTTTCAAGCCTCTTTTACTGA
- the pgeF gene encoding peptidoglycan editing factor PgeF produces the protein MLAPLLAPNLQSLSGIRHGFFTRQGGVSEGIYASLNCGAGSNDDRERVLENRRRIADHLGGSGGNVVTLYQEHGATARTVTDLPLTTAELPHADAVVSATPGLAIGILTADCAPVLFADAEARVVAAAHAGWRGALGGIVESAVREMERLGARREHIAAAVGPCISQRAYEVGPEFEAQFLTAAPGAASFFVRSDANARPHFDLQGFVMHRLAEARIANVARLDVCTCENESLFYSYRRKTHLLEPDYGRQISAIVVA, from the coding sequence ATGCTCGCACCGCTCCTCGCACCTAATCTCCAAAGTCTTTCCGGAATTCGTCACGGCTTCTTCACCCGTCAAGGCGGCGTGTCAGAAGGCATCTACGCCAGTCTGAATTGCGGCGCGGGCTCCAACGACGATCGCGAGCGCGTGCTGGAAAATCGCCGTCGTATCGCAGACCATCTCGGTGGCTCCGGCGGAAACGTCGTGACACTCTATCAGGAGCACGGCGCAACAGCGCGCACGGTCACAGACCTTCCGCTGACAACCGCCGAACTTCCTCATGCTGACGCCGTTGTATCCGCGACACCGGGTCTGGCCATCGGCATCCTGACAGCAGACTGCGCTCCGGTCCTTTTCGCGGATGCAGAGGCGCGAGTCGTTGCTGCTGCACACGCAGGCTGGCGCGGCGCGCTCGGTGGCATTGTTGAAAGTGCAGTCCGCGAAATGGAACGCCTCGGCGCTCGCCGTGAGCATATCGCAGCCGCCGTCGGCCCCTGCATCAGTCAGCGTGCGTACGAAGTCGGCCCTGAGTTCGAAGCGCAATTTCTGACAGCCGCGCCGGGTGCTGCCTCATTCTTTGTGCGAAGCGATGCGAATGCACGGCCGCACTTCGATCTCCAGGGCTTCGTGATGCACCGCCTCGCTGAGGCGCGCATCGCCAATGTCGCCCGTCTCGACGTCTGCACCTGTGAGAACGAATCGCTTTTCTATAGTTACCGGCGCAAAACCCACTTGCTGGAGCCCGATTACGGGCGTCAAATCTCTGCCATCGTCGTGGCCTAA
- a CDS encoding class I SAM-dependent methyltransferase, which translates to MSNIHAPNRNTPLAMELKESIRQDGPMTVQSYMGRCLWDPRHGYYRSQRVFGAQGDFITSAEISQVFGELIGVWAGVIWRNVLGAPKTVTLAEYGPGRGTMMRDALRASRVVPGFADAARVHLVEASETLIEAQRATLSDFSDRVTWGADLDGFDPPAIIFANEFLDAWPAAQWVKTDEGWRIRGVGLDITGELQFTDLDGDCPRDAFEALLPDAQLGAVIEAQRLDQLASTLKRLSERGPVVLLLIDYGYTAAAAGDTLQAVRNHVYESPLASPGEADLTVHVNFYDLASALHRAGLDLDGPVTQAEFLGAVGIIERASRLMSANPQRAAEIEAGVARLLAPNGMGGRFKVLAARSRGLPSLPGFRDPAADEPPGQARDAGR; encoded by the coding sequence GTGAGCAACATCCACGCGCCAAACCGCAACACGCCGCTGGCGATGGAGCTCAAAGAGAGCATTCGCCAAGATGGTCCGATGACGGTCCAATCCTATATGGGCCGCTGCCTCTGGGATCCGCGCCACGGTTATTACCGCAGCCAGCGCGTGTTCGGCGCGCAAGGTGACTTCATCACCTCCGCTGAGATCAGCCAGGTCTTCGGCGAGTTGATTGGAGTCTGGGCTGGCGTCATCTGGCGGAACGTGCTCGGCGCACCAAAAACGGTAACGCTCGCTGAATACGGCCCAGGCCGCGGAACGATGATGCGAGACGCGCTCCGCGCTTCACGCGTCGTCCCCGGATTTGCAGATGCTGCTCGCGTGCATCTCGTAGAAGCGAGCGAAACCCTTATCGAAGCACAACGCGCAACGCTGAGCGATTTCTCCGACCGGGTCACCTGGGGCGCAGACCTCGACGGCTTCGACCCTCCCGCAATCATTTTCGCTAATGAATTTCTCGACGCATGGCCTGCCGCCCAATGGGTCAAGACGGACGAAGGCTGGCGCATCCGTGGCGTCGGCCTCGATATCACCGGCGAACTCCAATTCACCGATCTCGACGGCGACTGCCCCCGCGACGCGTTCGAAGCGCTGCTGCCTGACGCGCAACTCGGCGCAGTCATCGAAGCCCAGCGCCTCGATCAATTGGCCTCGACCCTCAAACGCCTGAGCGAGCGCGGTCCGGTCGTGCTGCTGCTGATCGACTATGGCTACACTGCCGCCGCTGCAGGCGACACGCTGCAGGCGGTTCGCAATCACGTTTACGAGTCTCCGCTGGCATCGCCCGGCGAAGCCGATCTTACCGTACACGTCAATTTCTACGATCTCGCTTCGGCCCTCCATCGTGCAGGCCTCGACCTCGACGGACCAGTTACGCAAGCCGAGTTTCTAGGAGCTGTCGGCATCATCGAACGCGCATCGCGCTTGATGTCTGCCAATCCCCAGCGCGCCGCCGAGATCGAAGCAGGCGTCGCTCGGCTTCTCGCTCCAAATGGAATGGGCGGCCGCTTCAAGGTGCTCGCAGCGCGCAGCCGCGGGTTGCCGTCGCTACCCGGCTTCCGCGATCCAGCCGCAGATGAACCGCCTGGACAGGCTCGAGACGCAGGCCGATAA
- the lgt gene encoding prolipoprotein diacylglyceryl transferase, with translation MTYLAVLTYPNIDPIAFEWGPISIKWYGIAYLAGLMLGWLYIRRLITTPKLWYGDKPPLTLERIDDLLIYMTIGIIVGGRLGQVFLYDPEYYYANPVEIFQVWKGGMSFHGAVIAIALLLVLFAKVYKVSLLSVADLVCTASPFGLFFGRVANFINSEHWGRVTDSAMGMVFPNGGPEPRHPSQLYEAVLEGLVMLVIMRIATHHLFGLKRPGLVTGIWMVWYAIARGICEFFREPEVGHFLNIGPFTAGQVYCVPMLLLGCYLIWNARQPEASGKAVP, from the coding sequence ATGACTTATCTGGCTGTACTGACGTACCCGAACATCGATCCCATAGCGTTCGAGTGGGGGCCGATTTCGATCAAATGGTACGGGATCGCCTATCTCGCCGGCCTGATGCTCGGCTGGCTGTATATCCGCCGCCTGATCACGACGCCGAAGCTCTGGTACGGCGACAAGCCGCCTCTGACACTCGAACGCATCGACGACCTGCTGATCTACATGACGATCGGTATCATCGTCGGCGGCCGCCTCGGGCAGGTCTTCCTCTACGATCCCGAATACTACTACGCGAACCCCGTCGAGATCTTTCAGGTCTGGAAGGGCGGCATGAGCTTCCACGGTGCAGTGATTGCCATCGCGCTGCTGCTGGTTCTGTTCGCGAAGGTCTACAAAGTTTCGCTGCTCTCCGTAGCAGACCTCGTCTGCACCGCCTCGCCCTTCGGCCTCTTCTTCGGCCGCGTCGCGAACTTCATCAATTCCGAACACTGGGGCCGCGTCACCGATAGCGCGATGGGCATGGTGTTTCCGAATGGCGGACCCGAACCCCGCCACCCGAGCCAGCTCTATGAAGCAGTGCTGGAAGGTCTGGTGATGCTCGTCATCATGCGCATCGCCACGCATCATCTTTTCGGCTTGAAACGCCCGGGCTTGGTCACTGGTATCTGGATGGTCTGGTACGCCATTGCCCGCGGCATCTGCGAGTTCTTCCGCGAACCCGAAGTCGGTCACTTTCTCAACATCGGACCATTCACGGCCGGACAGGTCTATTGCGTGCCGATGCTACTGCTCGGTTGCTATTTGATCTGGAATGCCCGGCAACCGGAGGCGAGCGGAAAGGCCGTCCCGTGA
- a CDS encoding accessory factor UbiK family protein, whose product MTQTTNKFFDDFAKLMTDAAGAAEGVKRETESLFRSQAEKFLRDMNVVAREDFEAVREMAQKARQENEALAARLSALEAEIETLKRR is encoded by the coding sequence ATGACGCAAACGACAAACAAGTTCTTCGACGACTTTGCCAAGCTGATGACCGATGCGGCCGGGGCGGCAGAAGGCGTCAAGCGGGAGACGGAGTCCCTCTTTCGCTCTCAGGCGGAGAAGTTCTTGCGCGACATGAACGTCGTGGCTCGGGAAGATTTCGAAGCGGTTCGTGAGATGGCGCAGAAGGCGCGTCAGGAGAACGAGGCGCTGGCGGCACGTCTCAGTGCGCTTGAAGCAGAGATCGAGACGTTGAAACGCCGCTGA